One genomic region from bacterium encodes:
- a CDS encoding amino acid permease — protein sequence MGSERESQIAPSGLERRLGVWAAIGVVIGVTIGSGIFRNPAVIAARVPDPALMLLVWVLGGAITLCGALSIAELAGALPQTGGLYTYLREGWGRPVAFLFGWAQLLLIRASALGAIATVFGAYCLRSFGYDPALYPQLSNYLSAGCIVFAAVVNVVGIRLGAAIVGLSTLAKYGALALLVLIAFAIGHAHGGSFAHFAPGCGGRVEGGLFGLALISVLWAYDGFADLSFASGEIKNPQRNLPRALIGGTLAIITIYLLANAAYLYIIPIDRMQGSPLIAADTMLALIGQAGVTIVSVVVMISTFGSVNGSLVTNPRIFFAMADDRMLFKPIAWVHPRFKTPYMAILLAAALGVLFVLTRTFEQLTDTFVLAMWPFYGLGVASIYRLRRKRPDLPRPYKVLGYPVVPAVFLVGVIYLLGNALITDPFWTSIVFAVILAGLPVYWIFFRSKNGPA from the coding sequence TTGGGATCAGAACGCGAATCTCAAATAGCGCCTAGCGGTCTCGAACGCCGACTCGGCGTCTGGGCCGCCATCGGGGTGGTCATCGGCGTCACCATCGGCTCGGGTATATTCCGCAATCCTGCGGTCATTGCCGCGCGAGTGCCGGATCCAGCCCTGATGCTCCTGGTCTGGGTGCTCGGCGGGGCGATCACCCTTTGCGGGGCCCTTTCGATCGCCGAACTGGCAGGCGCACTGCCGCAGACCGGAGGGCTCTATACCTATCTGCGTGAAGGCTGGGGGCGGCCCGTCGCCTTTCTCTTTGGCTGGGCGCAGCTGTTGTTGATCCGCGCCTCCGCCCTCGGGGCGATCGCGACCGTCTTCGGCGCTTACTGCCTGCGCTCCTTCGGCTATGATCCGGCCCTGTATCCGCAGCTCTCCAATTATCTTTCGGCCGGATGCATCGTTTTCGCCGCCGTCGTCAATGTCGTGGGGATCCGTCTGGGGGCGGCCATCGTCGGGCTCTCGACCCTCGCCAAATACGGGGCTCTTGCTCTCCTGGTCCTCATCGCCTTCGCCATCGGACATGCCCACGGCGGCTCTTTTGCCCATTTCGCTCCCGGCTGCGGCGGCCGCGTCGAGGGCGGACTCTTCGGCCTCGCCCTGATCTCGGTGCTTTGGGCCTACGATGGCTTTGCCGACCTCTCCTTTGCGAGCGGCGAGATTAAGAATCCGCAGCGCAATCTGCCGCGCGCCCTCATCGGCGGCACCCTGGCGATCATCACCATTTATCTGCTCGCGAATGCCGCCTATCTCTACATCATCCCAATTGATCGGATGCAAGGCTCACCGCTGATCGCCGCCGACACTATGCTGGCGCTGATTGGACAGGCCGGGGTTACGATCGTCTCGGTGGTGGTGATGATCTCCACCTTCGGATCGGTCAATGGCAGTCTGGTGACCAATCCGCGTATCTTTTTTGCCATGGCGGACGACCGCATGCTCTTCAAGCCGATCGCCTGGGTCCATCCGCGCTTCAAGACCCCCTATATGGCCATCCTGCTCGCCGCGGCCCTCGGGGTGCTCTTTGTGCTCACCCGCACCTTCGAGCAGCTCACCGACACCTTTGTGCTGGCGATGTGGCCCTTTTACGGCCTCGGTGTGGCCTCGATCTACCGCCTGCGCCGCAAGCGGCCCGATCTGCCGCGTCCCTATAAAGTGTTGGGTTATCCGGTAGTGCCAGCGGTTTTTCTGGTGGGCGTCATCTACCTTCTGGGCAACGCCCTGATCACCGATCCCTTCTGGACTTCCATCGTCTTCGCCGTGATCCTCGCCGGTCTGCCGGTCTACTGGATTTTCTTCCGGAGTAAAAATGGGCCCGCGTAA